From Microlunatus capsulatus, a single genomic window includes:
- a CDS encoding MBL fold metallo-hydrolase, with the protein MGTIPETARATAPTATTAPAARTGGAAGPGWSEVAPDVVRVEDTCAVYVVRAEPGAGAVGERTGVCVDFGSGRVLDLLPALGLDRITDVVMTHHHRDQGQGLPRAVAAGVRVHVPPVEVELFTAVDRMWEGRQLDNRYLLRDDHLSLLEPVAVTGTVPEYREADYGGVRLRALPTPGHTVGSVSYLLDRGGQRTAFTGDLLYGPGQVWSLASTQWSYTENEGPAMTVLSALLLGDEEPDLLLPSHGRPMPEARAALALLAERMQTYVDSRRPRPWDLRRWLRDPFTPLTEHLLLNRSSLAASYVLLSRTGEALLVDYGYDVTTGLPGAADRAARRPWLASLRALRELYGVRRVSVALPTHYHDDHVAGMPLLRAVEGTEIWAPEHVARVLAEPDDLDLPCRWFDPVVADRRLPLGESFRWNEYTLTVHDLPGHTRYAAAYEVEVDGVRALFTGDQQDGLGEPGVRAEVLNYQYRNRFGLEDYRRSAALYQRVAPGLMLTGHWSPRDVDQAYLDDLSRRGEELVAVHRALLPLDELDLGADSVLARIRPYRSRVRPGGTLGFTLEVRNPLPEAADVDLVPVLPRGWTSPPVPTLRLGPGESADVTWTATASGPPGHHRRVAVDLTIGALRLGQHAEALVDVLDSDAA; encoded by the coding sequence GTGGGAACGATCCCAGAAACGGCCCGTGCGACCGCCCCCACCGCCACGACAGCCCCCGCCGCGCGGACCGGGGGAGCGGCCGGTCCGGGCTGGAGCGAGGTCGCCCCGGACGTCGTCCGGGTCGAGGACACGTGCGCGGTCTACGTCGTCCGCGCCGAGCCGGGTGCGGGCGCCGTGGGGGAGCGGACGGGCGTCTGCGTGGACTTCGGCTCGGGCCGGGTGCTGGACCTGCTGCCCGCCCTCGGCCTGGACCGGATCACCGACGTCGTGATGACCCACCACCACCGCGACCAGGGCCAGGGCCTGCCCCGCGCGGTCGCGGCCGGCGTCCGGGTGCACGTGCCCCCGGTCGAGGTCGAGCTCTTCACCGCCGTCGACCGGATGTGGGAGGGCCGCCAGCTCGACAACCGCTACCTGCTGCGCGACGACCACCTGTCCCTGCTGGAGCCCGTGGCGGTGACGGGGACGGTGCCGGAGTACCGGGAGGCTGACTACGGGGGCGTCCGGCTGCGGGCGCTGCCCACCCCGGGGCACACCGTCGGCTCGGTCAGCTACCTGCTGGACCGCGGCGGGCAGCGGACGGCCTTCACCGGTGACTTGCTGTACGGCCCGGGCCAGGTGTGGTCGCTGGCCTCGACCCAGTGGTCCTACACCGAGAACGAGGGCCCGGCCATGACGGTCCTCAGCGCCCTGCTGCTGGGGGACGAGGAGCCGGACCTGCTGCTGCCCTCGCACGGCCGGCCGATGCCGGAGGCCCGCGCCGCGCTGGCGCTGCTCGCCGAGCGGATGCAGACCTACGTCGACAGCCGGCGCCCCCGGCCCTGGGACCTCCGGCGCTGGCTGCGCGACCCCTTCACCCCGCTCACCGAGCACCTGCTGCTCAACCGCAGCAGCCTCGCGGCCAGCTACGTGCTGCTCTCGCGCACCGGCGAGGCCCTGCTGGTCGACTACGGCTACGACGTCACCACCGGTCTGCCGGGCGCCGCCGACCGGGCCGCCCGCCGGCCGTGGCTGGCGTCGCTGCGGGCGCTCCGGGAGCTGTACGGCGTCCGCCGGGTGTCGGTCGCGCTGCCCACCCACTACCACGACGACCACGTGGCCGGCATGCCGCTGCTGCGGGCGGTCGAGGGCACCGAGATCTGGGCCCCCGAGCACGTGGCGCGGGTGCTGGCCGAGCCCGACGACCTCGACCTGCCCTGCCGCTGGTTCGACCCCGTCGTCGCCGACCGCAGGCTCCCGCTGGGGGAGTCGTTCCGCTGGAACGAGTACACGCTGACGGTGCACGACCTGCCGGGCCACACCCGCTACGCCGCCGCCTACGAGGTCGAGGTGGACGGCGTGCGCGCCCTCTTCACCGGCGACCAGCAGGACGGGCTGGGGGAGCCGGGCGTGCGGGCCGAGGTCCTCAACTACCAGTACCGCAACCGGTTCGGCCTCGAGGACTACCGGCGCAGCGCGGCGCTCTACCAGCGGGTGGCGCCGGGGCTCATGCTCACCGGGCACTGGAGCCCGCGCGACGTCGACCAGGCCTACCTCGACGACCTCAGCCGCCGCGGCGAGGAGCTGGTCGCGGTGCACCGCGCCCTGCTGCCGCTGGACGAGCTCGACCTGGGCGCTGACTCGGTGCTGGCCCGGATCCGCCCCTACCGCTCGCGGGTGCGCCCGGGCGGCACCCTCGGCTTCACCCTCGAGGTCCGCAACCCGCTGCCCGAGGCGGCCGACGTGGACCTGGTCCCGGTGCTGCCCCGGGGCTGGACGAGCCCACCGGTCCCGACGTTGCGGCTGGGACCGGGGGAGAGCGCCGACGTCACCTGGACGGCCACCGCGAGCGGCCCGCCCGGCCACCACCGCCGGGTCGCCGTCGACCTCACCATCGGCGCGCTCCGGCTCGGCCAGCACGCCGAGGCCCTCGTCGACGTCCTCGACTCCGACGCGGCCTGA
- a CDS encoding Gfo/Idh/MocA family protein, which produces MPEPLRLLQVGAGGMGRAWLGTIAANPDVELVGLVDLDLGTAREAADATGHAGVPVASTLAGLAGPTGAQAVVDVTVPRAHHPVNTEALLAGLPVLCEKPLSESLAECLSMVAVSELTGQLLMVSQSRRYWRHLDRLRSQLGALGPVGLASCTFAKAPHFGGFRDTMPYPLLVDMAIHQFDLARDLVGSEPVEAFCSSSNPPWSWYAGDAAATAVFRFANGARFTFDGSWCSPGRETSWNGSWRLTTAEGSAVWDGDTAPVAERADGSPVEGTGSEAPEQIAGSLAEFVRVLRDGGEPSGEVHRNVLSVAMVDAATASAEQSRWVQVADLVEQAHRRAVAEERRPDVRAVLESWPSAAARVGLG; this is translated from the coding sequence ATGCCTGAGCCGCTGCGGCTGCTGCAGGTGGGCGCCGGCGGGATGGGCCGGGCCTGGCTGGGCACCATCGCCGCGAACCCCGACGTCGAGCTGGTCGGGCTGGTCGACCTCGACCTCGGCACCGCCCGGGAGGCCGCCGACGCGACCGGGCACGCGGGCGTCCCGGTGGCCAGCACGCTGGCGGGGCTGGCGGGCCCGACGGGGGCGCAGGCCGTCGTCGACGTGACCGTCCCGCGGGCGCACCACCCCGTCAACACCGAGGCGCTGCTGGCCGGGCTGCCGGTGCTGTGCGAGAAGCCGCTGTCGGAGTCGCTGGCCGAGTGCCTGTCGATGGTGGCCGTCTCCGAGCTGACCGGGCAGCTGCTGATGGTGTCCCAGTCGCGGCGGTACTGGCGCCACCTCGACCGGCTGCGCTCCCAGCTGGGCGCGCTGGGGCCGGTCGGGCTCGCCTCCTGCACCTTCGCGAAGGCCCCGCACTTCGGGGGCTTCCGGGACACGATGCCGTACCCGCTGCTGGTCGACATGGCCATCCACCAGTTCGACCTGGCCCGCGACCTCGTCGGCAGCGAGCCCGTCGAGGCGTTCTGCTCCTCGTCCAACCCGCCCTGGTCCTGGTACGCCGGCGACGCGGCCGCCACCGCGGTCTTCCGGTTCGCGAACGGCGCCCGCTTCACCTTCGACGGCTCGTGGTGCAGCCCCGGCCGGGAGACCTCCTGGAACGGCTCCTGGCGGCTGACCACGGCGGAGGGCTCGGCGGTCTGGGACGGGGACACCGCCCCCGTCGCCGAGCGGGCCGACGGCAGCCCCGTCGAGGGCACCGGCTCGGAGGCGCCCGAGCAGATCGCCGGCTCGCTGGCCGAGTTCGTCCGCGTGCTCCGCGACGGCGGCGAGCCGTCCGGGGAGGTGCACCGCAACGTGCTCAGCGTCGCGATGGTCGACGCCGCCACCGCCTCCGCCGAGCAGAGCCGCTGGGTGCAGGTCGCCGACCTCGTCGAGCAGGCGCACCGGCGGGCCGTCGCCGAGGAGCGGCGCCCGGACGTGCGCGCGGTGCTGGAGTCCTGGCCCTCCGCCGCCGCCCGGGTGGGCCTGGGCTGA
- a CDS encoding D-sedoheptulose-7-phosphate isomerase yields the protein MPEPMTDDLTEHLRTAEATATLLPAARAVAALLCERFAAGHGLWTLGNGGSAADAQHLTGEMVGRFKRERRPLPAVTLSTDPTVMTCIANDYRFDDVFSRQLLALARPGDVVAAFTTSGRSPDVVDALRVARGRGATTVLFGGGDGGPAAAHADHALLVPSTTTARIQEMHTFLLHAVSEVVDLWAVGTEPAAEAAAAPAADDHVVGTGSPA from the coding sequence ATGCCCGAGCCGATGACCGACGACCTGACCGAGCACCTGCGCACCGCGGAGGCCACGGCGACCCTGCTGCCGGCGGCGCGGGCCGTGGCCGCGCTGCTGTGCGAGCGGTTCGCCGCGGGCCACGGCCTGTGGACCCTCGGGAACGGGGGCAGCGCCGCCGACGCCCAGCACCTCACCGGGGAGATGGTCGGCCGGTTCAAGCGGGAGCGCCGCCCGCTGCCCGCGGTCACGCTCAGCACTGACCCGACGGTGATGACCTGCATCGCCAACGACTACCGCTTCGACGACGTCTTCTCCCGCCAGCTGCTCGCCCTGGCCCGGCCGGGCGACGTCGTCGCCGCCTTCACCACCAGCGGGCGCTCGCCCGACGTCGTCGACGCGCTCCGGGTCGCCCGGGGGCGGGGGGCCACGACGGTCCTCTTCGGCGGCGGGGACGGCGGACCGGCCGCCGCCCACGCCGACCACGCCCTGCTGGTGCCCAGCACCACGACGGCCCGCATCCAGGAGATGCACACCTTCCTGCTGCACGCCGTCTCGGAGGTGGTCGACCTCTGGGCCGTCGGCACCGAGCCCGCCGCCGAGGCGGCCGCCGCCCCGGCGGCCGACGACCACGTCGTCGGGACCGGGTCCCCCGCGTGA
- a CDS encoding ThuA domain-containing protein, producing MSTPTAPAPSLRVLVWGENRHEQVEPHVAALYPDGMHATIAAGIAENLGDAAVVTTTTLDEPEHGLTEEVLAATDVLVWWGHAAHGEVADAVVDRVHQHVLAGMGLLVLHSGHWSKIFGRLMGTTCTLRWRSEQDRELVWTVDPTHPIAQGVPNPIVIDQQEMYGETFDIPAPDELVFISSFTGGEVFRSGCTFRRGHGKIFFFSPGDQDYPVYHHRDVRRVIANGVAWARTARAERAVPTLLRYESGEFYRGHGYQGAIADADA from the coding sequence ATGAGCACCCCCACCGCACCCGCCCCGTCCCTGCGCGTCCTGGTCTGGGGGGAGAACCGGCACGAGCAGGTCGAGCCGCACGTCGCCGCCCTGTACCCCGACGGCATGCACGCCACCATCGCCGCGGGCATCGCCGAGAACCTCGGCGACGCGGCCGTGGTCACCACCACCACCCTCGACGAGCCCGAGCACGGGCTGACCGAGGAGGTGCTGGCCGCCACCGACGTCCTCGTCTGGTGGGGGCACGCCGCGCACGGCGAGGTGGCCGACGCCGTCGTCGACCGCGTCCATCAGCACGTGCTGGCCGGGATGGGGCTGCTGGTGCTGCACTCGGGCCACTGGTCGAAGATCTTCGGCCGGCTGATGGGCACGACGTGCACCCTGCGCTGGCGCAGCGAGCAGGACCGCGAGCTGGTCTGGACCGTCGACCCGACGCACCCGATCGCCCAGGGGGTGCCCAACCCGATCGTCATCGACCAGCAGGAGATGTACGGCGAGACGTTCGACATCCCGGCGCCCGACGAGCTGGTGTTCATCTCCTCCTTCACCGGCGGCGAGGTGTTCCGCTCCGGCTGCACCTTCCGGCGCGGCCACGGCAAGATCTTCTTCTTCTCCCCCGGCGACCAGGACTACCCCGTCTACCACCACCGCGACGTGCGCCGCGTCATCGCCAACGGCGTCGCCTGGGCGCGGACGGCCCGGGCCGAGCGCGCGGTCCCGACGCTGCTGCGCTACGAGTCCGGCGAGTTCTACCGCGGGCACGGCTACCAGGGCGCGATCGCGGACGCCGATGCCTGA